Proteins encoded by one window of Microcebus murinus isolate Inina chromosome 2, M.murinus_Inina_mat1.0, whole genome shotgun sequence:
- the LRRC8C gene encoding volume-regulated anion channel subunit LRRC8C, whose amino-acid sequence MIPVTEFRQFSEQQPAFRVLKPWWDVFTDYLSVAMLMIGVFGCTLQVMQDKIICLPKRVQPAQNHSSISNVSQAVASTTPLPPPKPSPTNPVTVEMKGLKTDLDLQQYSFINQMCYERALHWYAKYFPYLVLIHTLVFMLCSNFWFKFPGSSSKIEHFISILGKCFDSPWTTRALSEVSGEDSEEKDNRKNNMSKSNTIQSGPEGSLVNSQSLKSIPEKFVVDKSTAGALDKKEGEQAKALFEKVKKFRLHVEEGDILYAMYVRQTVLKVIKFLIIIAYNSALVPEVQFTVDCNVDIQDMTGYKNFSCNHTMAHLFSKLSFCYLCFVSIYGLTCLYTLYWLFYRSLREYSFEYVRQETGIDDIPDVKNDFAFMLHMIDQYDPLYSKRFAVFLSEVSENKLKQLNLNNEWTPDKLRQKLQTNAHNRLELPLIMLSGLPDTVFEITELQSLKLEIIKNVMIPATIAQLDNLQELSLHQCSVKIHSAALSFLKENLKVLSVKFDDMRELPPWMYGLRNLEELYLVGSLSHDISKNITLESLRDLKSLKILSIKSNVSKIPQAVVDVSSHLQKMCIHNDGTKLVMLNNLKKMTNLTELELVHCDLERIPHAVFSLLSLQELDLKENNLKSIEEIVSFQHLRKLTVLKLWHNSITYIPEHIKKLTSLERLSFSHNKIEVLPSHLFLCNKIRYLDLSYNDIRFIPPEIGVLQSLQYFSITCNKVESLPDELYFCKKLKTLKIGKNSLSVLSPKIGNLLSLSYLDVKGNHFEILPPELGDCRALKRAGLVVEDALFETLPSDVREQMKTE is encoded by the coding sequence GTCATGCAAGACAAGATAATCTGCCTCCCGAAAAGAGTGCAGCCTGCTCAGAACCACTCTTCCATTTCGAACGTGTCTCAAGCAGTTGCCAGTACCACCCCACTGCCTCCACCTAAACCGTCTCCTACTAACCCCGTCACTGTGGAAATGAAAGGACTGAAGACAGATTTGGACCTTCAACAGTACAGTTTTATAAACCAGATGTGTTACGAGCGAGCCCTCCACTGGTATGCCAAGTACTTCCCTTACCTTGTTCTCATCCATACCTTGGTCTTCATGCTCTGCAGTAACTTTTGGTTTAAATTCCCTGGTTCCAGCTCCAAAATAGAACACTTCATCTCCATCCTGGGGAAGTGTTTTGACTCTCCTTGGACCACACGGGCTTTATCTGAAGTGTCCGGGGAGGACTCAGAAGAAAAGGACAATAGGAAGAACAACATGAGCAAGTCCAACACCATCCAGTCTGGTCCAGAAGGCAGCCTAGTCAACTCTCAGTCTCTAAAGTCAATTCCTGAGAAGTTTGTGGTTGACAAATCCACTGCGGGGGCTCTGGATAAAAAGGAAGGTGAGCAAGCAAAGGCCTTATTTGAGAAGGTGAAGAAGTTCAGGCTGCATGTAGAAGAAGGTGATATTCTATATGCCATGTATGTTCGACAGACTGTACTTAAGGTTATCAAATTCCTAATCATAATTGCATACAATAGTGCTCTGGTTCCTGAAGTCCAATTTACAGTGGACTGTAATGTTGACATTCAGGACATGACTGGATATAAAAACTTTTCCTGCAATCATACCATGGCACATTTGTTCTCAAAACTCTCATTTTGCTACCTGTGCTTTGTGAGTATCTATGGATTGACGTGCCTTTATACCTTGTACTGGCTGTTCTACCGTTCTCTAAGGGAATATTCTTTTGAGTATGTCCGGCAGGAGACTGGGATTGATGATATTCCAGATGTGAAAAATGACTTTGCTTTTATGCTTCATATGATAGATCAATATGACCCTCTCTATTCCAAGAGATTTGCAGTGTTCCTATCTGAAGtcagtgaaaataaattaaagcagcTGAACTTAAATAATGAGTGGACTCCTGATAAACTGAGGCAGAAGCTACAGACAAATGCCCATAATCGACTGGAATTGCCTCTTATCATGCTCTCTGGCCTTCCAGACACTGTTTTTGAAATCACAGAGTTGCAGTCTCTAAAACTTGAAATCATTAAGAACGTAATGATACCAGCCACCATCGCGCAACTAGACAATCTCCAAGAGCTCTCCCTACACCAGTGCTCTGTCAAAATCCACAGTGCAGCTCTCTCTTTCCTGAAGGAAAACCTCAAAGTCTTGAGCGTCAAGTTTGATGACATGAGGGAGCTGCCCCCCTGGATGTACGGACTGCGGAATCTGGAAGAGCTCTACTTGGTTGGCTCTCTGAGTCATGACATTTCCAAAAACATCACCCTTGAGTCTCTGCGGGATCTCAAAAGCCTTAAAATTCTTTCTATCAAAAGCAACGTTTCCAAAATCCCTCAGGCAGTGGTTGATGTTTCCAGCCATCTCCAGAAGATGTGCATACATAATGATGGCACCAAGCTGGTTATGCTCAACAACTTAAAGAAAATGACCAATCTGACAGAGCTGGAACTGGTCCACTGTGACCTGGAGCGCATTCCTCACGCTGTTTTTAGCCTGCTCAGCCTCCAGGAATTGGACCTGAAGGAAAACAATCTGAAATCTATAGAAGAAATTGTTAGCTTTCAGCACTTGAGGAAGTTGACAGTGCTAAAACTGTGGCATAACAGCATCACCTACATCCCAGAGCATATAAAGAAACTCACCAGCCTGGAACGTCTGTCCTTTAGTCATAATAAAATAGAGGTGCTGCCTTCCCACCTCTTCCTATGCAACAAGATCCGCTACTTGGACTTATCCTACAATGACATTCGATTTATCCCACCTGAAATCGGAGTTCTACAAAGTTTACAGTATTTTTCCATCACTTGTAACAAAGTGGAAAGCCTTCCTGATGAACTCTACTTCTGCAAGAAACTTAAAACTCTGAAGATTGGGAAAAACAGCCTATCTGTACTTTCACCGAAAATTGGAAATTTACTATCTCTTTCCTACTTGGATGTAAAAGGCAATCACTTTGAAATCCTCCCTCCTGAACTGGGCGACTGTCGGGCTCTGAAGAGAGCTGGTTTAGTTGTGGAAGACGCCCTGTTTGAAACTCTGCCTTCTGACGTCCgggagcaaatgaaaacagaataa